One window from the genome of Sesamum indicum cultivar Zhongzhi No. 13 linkage group LG15, S_indicum_v1.0, whole genome shotgun sequence encodes:
- the LOC105178298 gene encoding putative B3 domain-containing protein At5g66980, which produces MKRPAAFFKVYIAEINNNDLKIPQAFVQRVRKAFPEKVYLRDRWNNVWPVKVAQVGDDWYIRDGWVKFVDDNFLTSGDILVFEYFCDSLFNVKLYGLSATEKNVSRPLILTDGDEQEQDSEEETESEDHDYIFRRRERDNYEDDEETEDGNCRLVHQEHRHEVREQVNHTDVGGPNRNKAGQWINFSGKYGMEIFQAGLLEQPTNPYFVTKIMPKRKGDLFIPMDIIKYSNLDFTQDMTLVDPKGRKFHAKCKKWKDGRMVVAGGWRSLCRLNFVEQEDRCICEFVQGEGRCLLLNVTFVRARDLR; this is translated from the exons ATGAAGAGGCCAGCAGCTTTCTTCAAGGTCTACATAGCTGAAATCAACAACAACGATTTG AAAATTCCTCAAGCATTCGTGCAGCGCGTCCGCAAAGCATTTCCAGAGAAAGTATACTTGAGAGACCGATGGAACAACGTTTGGCCCGTAAAAGTGGCACAAGTTGGGGATGATTGGTATATTCGCGATGGTTGGGTTAAGTTTGTGGACGATAATTTCTTGACAAGCGGAGACATTTTGGTGTTCGAGTATTTTTGTGACAGTTTGTtcaatgtgaaattatatggATTATCCGCAACTGAGAAGAACGTGTCCCGGCCCCTTATACTTACGGATGGAGACGAGCAGGAACAGGATTCCGAGGAGGAAACTGAAAGTGAGGATCATGATTACATATTCAGGAGACGAGAACGAGATAATTATGAGGATGATGAAGAGACTGAGGATGGAAATTGCCGTCTGGTCCATCAAGAACACAGGCATGAAGTACGTGAACAAGTTAATCACACGG ATGTGGGTGGTCCTAATAGAAACAAAGCAGGACAATGGATAAACTTCAGTGGTAAGTATGGCATGGAGATCTTCCAAGCTGGACTGTTGGAACAGCCGACGAATCCTTATTTTGTCACCAAAATCATGCCGAAAAGGAAGGGCGACTTG TTTATTCCCATggatataatcaaatatagcAACCTTGACTTCACACAAGACATGACGTTGGTTGATCCTAAAGGGAGGAAGTTTCATGCAAAGTGCAAAAAATGGAAGGACGGAAGGATGGTAGTCGCAGGAGGCTGGAGAAGCCTATGCAGATTGAACTTCGTGGAACAAGAGGACAGATGCATCTGTGAGTTCGTGCAAGGAGAGGGCCGATGCCTACTCCTCAATGTCACTTTCGTCCGTGCACGCGATCTGCGTTAG